The Candidatus Nanohalovita haloferacivicina region CAGCTAATGATGATCAGCGGAGGCCTTAACTCAGCTAGAGTAGCTATTGGGCCTACTCTTGCAGTTCTAGGTTCTATTGGAGTTATCTACTTTTCAGAGAACATGAAGACTCACAAGATAAACGTTGAATGGTATCACATGTTGCCAGTGCTCTGGATGTTGACTAACTTCCTGAGTGCACTGGCCAAGTCACGACTTATGACGCTAGCAGCATTCCCTGTCGCATTTACCGCAGGTATTGCCGTTGGAAGAGCCTTTACATGGGCTAAGACTGTTGATCTATCGGACTTTGTTGATAGACAGACAGACGTGGTAAGAGTTGTAATTATCGGAGTAATTGCTCTCTCAGTCATCCTTCCTAACATTGCAACAGGCTTTGCTTCTGCAAGCGGTGTAGGAGGTTCGCCTAACAGCCTCTGGATGCAGAACCTAGATTACATGGAAGAGAATACCGACAATGGATCGGTCATTCTCTCCTGGTGGGACTACGGATATCACTTCCAGACAATCGGCAGAAGAGCTACAGTCGCTGATGGAGGTAACTTGAGGTATTACTCGGAAAGTAGAGATCATGCTAACTACGATCTTGCCGATTTCCTTGCAGAACCACCGGAGAACAATACAGAGTTCCTTGAGAAGATGTCTGCAGACTACATTGTGCTAGATCACTCGATGATTGGCAAGTACTCTGCTGTCAGCCAGATACACAATAGAGATAATGAGAACTTCAACTCTATGCTTCAGCTTTCGACAAGCAGAGATGTTACCCAGTCAACATTCTCTCGGGGCAATGAGACTCTGGTAAGATTTACTACTGGAGGCCTTCAGGTTTACGTGCCTACAAACGTGTCTCAGGGCCGTCTCGATATTACGGGGACTCCAACTGTGAGGACTTCTCAGGGCCAGCAGCCTGTTGGCTGTATGCTGAGCGAGTCCGAGGGAGTTGTCAACTATGATGTTGAGAACCCTGTTCAGTTGAGAGGATTTGGCGAGGTCTGTATTGCGGAGAGTCCTTTCTTCACTATGGAGAGGGCCTTTGTGACTGCTCAGAGGCAGGGAACGAGACCTCAGTCTGCTCAGATGGTTCTGGTTCCAAGAGAGATAACGGATTCAGTACTTGTCAGACTTTACCTGATGAACGGTGAAGGTGTTGACTATGCAGAGCCTGTTTCAGGAGGTTCAAACGGTTACGTGAGAATGTGGGAAGTTGATCAAGAATGATCTATCTAGTTGCTTCGCTGGCGGCAGGATTCCTGGTTACTTTTCTAGGAGTTCCTTTCGCCAGGAAGTATCTTTTCTCCTCTGGAATTTATGGAGTTGATCAGCAGAAAGAGGATAGGCCTCGACTACCTACTTCTGGCGGAGTAACAGTATTTTTCGGTTTTCTTGTATCAATGACTCTCTATCTAGGCCTTATCTCCTTCATGTCAGCTCCACCTGTTGATGTATCTCTACTGCTTGCGGCTTTAAGTTCTGTATCAATAATTGCACTGATTGGTTTTATCGACGATATTCATATCAGAATCGATGAGTACGTCAAGGAAGAGTATGAGATTGACATAGAGATCGATGAGAGCGGTGAAGAAAAAGAACGGCATATAGAGTTTGACTTACCTTTGATAGATGATATTGCGAAAGGCACAGAGGTTCACCGCGAAGGCCTTTCACAAATTCCTAAAATGCTGTTTGTTCTGCCCGCAGTATTTCCTCTGATGGCGGTCAGGGCTGGTTCCTGGAGCATGAACTTTCCTCTAATTGGAACAATTGAATGGGGGATAATTTATCCTCTTGTACTGCTTCCTCTGGGTCTACTGTTTGTTTCAAACGTTGTTAACATGCTGGCAGGGACTAACGGCCTTTCAACAGGCATGTCGATGATTGCAGCATTTGGTCTTGGTGTAATGGGTTATTTGAGCGGTAGTGTTGAGGCCCAGGTTATTGCCTTCAGTCTAGCTGTTTCTCTAGCCGCATTCTTCTACTATAACTTTTATCCGGCCTCTGTGCTCCCCGGCGATTCCTTGACTTATCTTTCAGGGGCGGCCCTGTTCTCTGTAATTGTTATTGGCAACATGGAGAAGTTTGGAGTGTTTATCTTTGCGCCGTGGATTCTTGAGTTCTTGTTGAAGTTGAGAAGTGGTTTTAATGCTGCTTCATGGGGAGAGCTCGTTGATGGAGAGTTGAGGCCTAAGTATGAGAAAAATTATTCCTTGACTCATCCTTTGATGCGTAGAGGTCTTGGTGAGAAAGAGATTACTCTAGTACTGATGGCTGTTGAGGCAGTGATTGTTGTTGTAGGCCTTGTACTGTTTGGAGTTTACGGAGTTCTCTAAGCTATTTTTCTTGGTCTTCTTCGTTGTCTCTTGCTTCTTCGTAAGGGTCCTCTACTCTGTGTAGGTCTTCCGGCCTGTATGGGAATGAGATTTCCAGTATTTTGGCTACCTGTGTGTCAATGTTCTGGATCTGGTGTTTTTCGTTGGATCTGATGACTGTTGCGTTACCTTTCTCCAGTTTCTGGATTCCGCCTTCTTTTCTGATCTGGGCGTTTCCTTCTTCAAGATAGATTATGTCGGATTGGTCTTCGTGGTAGGAGTAAGAAGTCATTTCGTCGGCATCGATTACAAGTCTTCTGATACCTAGCATTCCTACGCGGTCTCCAACGTCTACCTGGGTGCTTAGAATGTGTTCTTCGTATCCCCAGGGCTTCTCGATTCTTCCCATAAGAAGAAAAAAGGAATAAAATTTCTTATAGATGATTCCTGTAGTACTCTACAGTTTTCTCAAGGCCTTCCTCAAAGGAGTGCTTAGGTTCGTAGCCTAGATCTCTCTTTGCTCGGCTGTAGTCGGCCTTTGTAGTCATGACAGGATTGTCTCTCGGATGTTCGATGTGTTCTGGTTCTATCTCTGTGCCGAGGGCCTGGTTCAGTTTCTCAACCAGAGAGTTGAAGTCGATGTCTCTTCCTGTTCCAATATTGTAGTACTCGCCGTCGGTCTCTTCCTTTCTCTCTGCAGCCAGATAGTTGGCTCTTGCAATGTCCTTGACGTATGTAAAGTCTCTGCTCTGGGTTCCGTCGCCCCATATGACAGGTTGTTCTCCGTCCATCATCTTCCAGAGGAACTGGGTGACCACGTTGGCGTACTTTCCTTTTCCTTTTTCGTGAGGGCCGAATACCGAGAAGTATCTGAGGCCTGTGAAATGCATGTCTGTCTGCTGAGAGTAGACTTTGGCGTAAAGCTCTCTGCTCATTTTTGAGGCCGTGTAGAGATTGGTTGGGTATTCCCCATTGTCTTCCTCATGTGGAGGTTCTACGCTTCCGTACATAGACGAGGTTGATGCGTAAACTACCTTCTCCATATTTTCCTCTTCCTTGGCGGCCTCGATTGTATTGATGAATCCTTCAATATTTACTCTTGCGCCTTCTGCCGCGTCATCTTTGTGCATCGGGCTTGAAGATCGCGCAGCCTGATGGAATACAGTGTCACAGCCTTCAATGGCCTCTCTTACAGTTTCCATATCGAGTACTGATCCTTCTACAAACTCTACTTCGTCTTTGATTTCTTCAAGATTTGATTCTTCTCCAAGGTAGAGAGAGTCAAGCACTACCACTTCAACTCCTTCCTCCACCAGTTTTTCCGCAATGTTGGAGCCGATAAAACCTGCTCCTCCAGTCACTAGTGCTTTTTCCATAGTATCTATTTCTCCACTATATCTCGTTTGATTAAAAACTCTTTTACCGGATCCGTAACCTCCTTCTGCTCTATCTCACTGTAAGATAGCCATTCCAGATACTCCGCCTCATCGTTGGGCTCAAGCTCCACATCCTGATCCTCCAGTTCAACAAAGTAAAGATGCCATCCATGAATATCAGCACCTCTACGGCATTTATCATCTATTTCTCCTTCAAAAACCAGCTCGGCATTTTCTTCATCGAGCTCAAGGCCTGTTTCCTCCCATACCTCTCTCATAGCGGCCTTATCAGGGTCTTCTCCTTCTTCTAGATGGCCTGCTGGGATGCTGTGTTTGTAAGGGTATTTTCTTCTCTTGAGCAGAAGGTATTCTCCTTCGGCCTTGATTACTGCGCCAACGCTTTCATGGATAATCTCTCCATCCTCCTCTCTGTGGACAAGGCCTTTGTTTTTGATTATTCTAGTGTTTTTGTGGCCGTTTTCACAAACGTACTTCTCTCTTCCTTGTTCGTCAACTACTTCGATTTCCTCAGAGCTACATTCTATGCATTTCATGTTTACCAGTTTAGTCTGAGGCCTTTACAACCTGTTCCTCTGATGGTTTTTCCTGGTAGAATGGCATTCGTGTGTCTGATGGCATGCTCTGTATCTCGAAGTCTTCTGTGTCATCCCAAGTGTAGAAAGGAGTTCCATCGAGATGGAATTTTGGCACTCTGTCTGTTTCCGGACCGTAGCGTGTGACTATGTGGTCTGGATCTCCTCTTTCCTCTATTACTCTGTGAGGGACGTTTGGCGGCACGAATACTGCGTTATCTCTGTCTGCTACAGCATATACCACGCCATCATTGTTCTGAGCTGATTGAAGCGGGTCTTGTTCATAGTCAAAGTCTGGGCCGGCCATTCCTAGTACTAGTGAGCCATTTCTTGCTCGGTATACTTCCCAGCCTGATAGGTGGAGGTGCCACTGTTCTTTTTCCTCGAAGTCGTAGTTTTGGTTGTCTTTAAATTCCCATGGAGATCCTATGGAGTGTTTGAGGTAGAATCCTCCATCATCTTTCTGATCTGGACCCATAAGGAACGGCGTATTATAGTCTAGATCTTCTGCTTCGTTGAGACGTTGAACCATGTCCTCTGAGAAAGTTATGTATTCTCCAGATATCTGTTCTGCTGGGCCGAAGTACATTTCTCCTTCCGAAATATTTTCTACAGCCCCGCCTCTTAATTCTCCATCCCGGAGTGCGAAGAGGCCTACCTCGCCTGAAAGCGCCTGGTCAACATCTTGCCATTCGTTTTCTGTATCAAGCTTTCCTACGTCAAAACTCATTCGTAATACAAAGTATTACGTTATTATTTATAAATTCTTGTTCTATAAGAGAACTCTGATTTCAAGCCTATCGATCGATATCCTTCCACTTCCCACCGTAGATATATCCTGATAGAAGGCCTTCATCCGCAAGGTTCTCAAAGGCCTTTTCCAGAGATTCTGCCTCCAGATACTCGAATATATTGCTTTCCAGAATGTATGTTCCCGCATTGATCAGCTGTGATGGTTCCTCTCCGGCCTCCGGCTTTTCCTCGAATCCCAGGATTTTTCTTCCTTTCAGCCTGGCCACTCCGTAATTGGAGGGAGATGTCTCTGTTGTGAGAGCCATTGTAGCATTGGAGTCCTCCTCTCTGTGAACTCTCAGCATGTCTTCGAGGTCGACATCTGCCACGACGTGGCCGTTTAGAGCGACGAAGGTTTCGTTGACCTTTTTCTCGGCCTTTGACAGTGCTGCGGCCGTACCCTCTGACTGATCCTCTATATATTCGAGAGTCATGGTTTCATAGCTTGAGCCAAACTGCTCCTCTATCTCTTCCCTGTTCTGGCCTGCAAGGAGTATTACTCTTGAGATTCCTTGCGTGGAGAGGTTGTCGAGTATGTGGCCTAGAACCGGTTTTCCCTCGTAAAGATTGAGTGTTTTGTTTTCCGGATCCCCACAGAGAATTACTGCTGTATTGAGGCCTTTACCTTTGAAGTATTCCTTTGTAATCTTTTCTACAGTCTGCGACCTATTTATATCGCGGCTTTCGGCCTCTGCATCGATTTTTTCGACTAAATTTTCATCGAGAGTGAGGGAAATCCTCTTTTTGCCCATGTACAAAGTTTCCACGTTGATATTTTAATGAATGAGGCCTAACTTTGAGGTATGAAGATTGGGATTACCGGTGGCGCAGGATTCATAGGATCAACCCTTGCAGAAGAACTAAAGGACGAACACGAAGTTCTTGTGATAGATAACTTTTCTTCAGGCCGTGAGGAGAACGTGCCGGAAGGAGTAGAGGTTCTCGAGTTTGATATCAAGGATGAAGGCCTTGAAGAGTTTCTGGAGGATGTTGATACTGTTTTTCACTTTGCCGCCAATCCCAAGGTAAATACGTTCCCTGACGATAGAGAGAAGGATTTTGATGAGAACTTTGTCGGCACCAAGAATGTTTTAGATGCCTGTGTCAATGCAGATATCGATGATGTTATTTTTGCGTCTTCCTCAGTGGTTTACGGCGAGGAGGCCGAGATTCCGACTCCTGAAGATCACAGGCTTGATCCTATTTCTATGTACGGCGCTACAAAGGCCGGTGACGAACACATGGTGCAGGTCTACGGCCAGACATTCGGTATAGATACCACTATCGTCCGACTCGCGAACATTATCGGAGGGAAGAATCCTAAAGGAGTTATCTACGACTTTGTCCACAAGCTGGATGAGAATCCTGAGGAGTTGACTATTCTCGGGAACGGTAAACAGAGAAAGTCCTACATCTATATTGAGGATACTGTGAACGGTATCCTAAAGGCCTGGGAGTCTGATAAATCAGTTTTCAATATTGGTTCTGAAGATTCTATTGATGTCGATAGTATTGCGGAGATTGTCGCTGACGAGATGGGTCTTGATCCAGAGTTTTCGTATACCGGCGGCGATCGCGGCTGGACTGGCGATGTTCCGGAGATGAGGTTGAGTATTGAGAAGTTGAAGTCTGAGGGCTGGAGGCCTTCGAGAAATTCCGCTGAATCAGTAAGGAAGACTGCTCGAGAGGTAATTGAAAACCTCTAAAGGTCTTCACTATTTTGCAGTTCTGTCTCAGGCGTTATATCTATCTCTACAAAGTACTTCTGGCCGTTGACCTCAAAGAATCCGTTCTCATGAGGAGGAAAGCTCAGAGCTCTCAGCCTGTCAATCAGGTCGCCGGCCCGCACCTTCTCATCCAGATCGATCTCAGCAACATCATCCAGTTCATTCCTGTAATGAGTCTGGCCTGTGGAGAGATCCTGACTGCGGCCTTTTACTCCCTTCTTGATCTCAGGCCAGGCCTCTTTGAACAGCAGAACTGATTCGGACTTCAATCGCTCATAAAGATCTTTTGCAGTATCCTCTGGTTTGACAGGAACCTCCATCTGGTCGATGATCGGACCTTCATCTATTCCTTCCGCCATGTAGTGTATTGATACTCCTGCAGGGGTTCCATCAAGTAGAGGCCACATATAAGGATATGAGCCACGGTTGTAAGGCAGGAGCGATGGATGTACGTTGACTACTCCTTTCTCCGGTATCTCGATTATCTCTTCCGGCACCTTGTGCTCGAATCCTGCAGAAATAACGATTTCGGGTTCAAGCTCTTTGATAAGGCCTAGCTGATCTTTTTCTGTAAGTAAGGCCTTTACTTCTACATCTTCTTGCTGGTTCAGCCAGTTGTAGATCTGTTCTCCAGCATCGTTGATTCCCAGAAATACTGCTTCCATAATTTTTACCTGTTGTCGCCACTTCCGTGTAGTTTGTCGCGTTCTTTCCTGTCCAGCAGCTTATCTAGATTTCTATCAGCGATATCGGAGAGGTCATAACCTAATTCATCTGCAAGACGCGTTAAATACCAGAGGACATCTCCAAGCTCATCTCTGGTTTCCTCTCCAAGCTCTTTGTCATCTCTGATCGATTTCTTTACTTTTTCAGCTACTTCGCCGGCCTCACCGTTAAGGCCTAATGCCAGATAGCTTATTTTCTGATCTTCAGGGTAGATAGCAGTCTTCTCCGTACCTTCCTGGTAGGTGTCAAACTCCATACAGAAAATTTTCTGTCTTAGATATTTATCTTGCAGGCTTAGAGTTTACTCCTCGAGTTTTCTACGTTCTGTATATTTGTCGTATTCTTTATCGCTGGAGACGATCTTCTCTCCATCGGATTTTACAAGGTGAAGAGCATCGAAAGGCGTCATTTCTTCCTGCTGTACGTAGGCTGCAGCAGACTCAATGTCTTTACTGTCTCCTCTAACTTCCAGAAGTTCAATTGTCTCGGATACAGTCTTCAGGACATTTCTATCTTCTCTATAAGCCACAAGCATCAGTTCAAGCAGAGTATATTCTGATGTCCACAGATCTTTCCTGTTCTCCCTGTATATCTGCTCTGCTTTATCCGAAAGCCAGTCATCTTCCTTTAGAAGTGCGAGAATAAAATCTGTTTCAACATACATCAGTTACCTGCCTCTTCCATACCCTGTTTCAGCGCTCCCTCTTTCAGCTCATCTGCAGACTTGTCCACACCCTCAAACTCCTCTCTAAGCGTCTCCAGAGGATTATCCGATACAGGAACCAGCACAATACCATCATCTCTCTCGACGATATGGAACTTCTCCCCGAACTTCTCACGAAGATCCTTCGGAATATAGACACGGCCATTATCAGCAGTCGTTACCATAGAGAAAGAATTAATGTCAAAATTTAAGTTATTTTAGTAAAGTATCCCGAACAAACTTGATAGAAATAAAGAGAAGAAAAAAGGCCTCACATGTAGCCAAGATCTCGTAGCTTGTTCATGATCTCTTTTTCATCTTTGTTCTGGGCCCTACCTGCTCTTTCCTTTGTGTTCTCTACATCCTGCAGCCATGCAGGAATTTCGTCGGACTTGTCTGTTGAAATCTCTGATCCTAGGCTTCTGAATCCTGCCCAGTACTTTGGACTGATAGGTACGTCGTCCTGTGAAAGGCCTTCCGGCAGATCAGCTTCTTCTTCAGGATACTCGGAGATCTCTACTCCTGTGATGTCTGGTACCATGTGGAACCATGATGCGTCCCAGATGTCTCTTTCTGTAAGCTGTAGGATCGGGTGTACTCTCATGTGTTCCGGGTTGTCTCTTGGAGAGTAGAAGTCTTCGTCGCCTCGGGATTCGTGTTCATCCCACCGGACTCCATTAATTACGGCCTCGATTCCTTCTTCCTCCAGTAGTTCGTTCATAGGAACAGTCTTGAGAAGGTGGTTTCCGGATTCCGTGTCCATAAGCCACTGAACCTCTTCAAGTTCTTCGTCGATTCTCTTGGCCTCTTCCTGGTTGCGGTCGTTGAGCTCTGCGACAGGCACATAGTCTCCTGGTTCGTCGGCCTGGTCGATTAGATCGTCGTTTCTTGCGACCATGACTTCGAATCCCCAGTTTTCAGCTAGTCTTTCAACGTACTCTTCAAGTTCGTCAAAGTGCTGGCCGTGGTCCACGAACATGAATCTTGGTTTCTCAATGTCGTGTTCCTCGCAGACTCTCTTGACAAGCCATGCGGTTACTGTGGAGTCCTTTCCTCCTGTGAAACCGATTACAGTATTGGAAGGATCGTACTCTTCCAGTGCTCGCTTGACGACTTCTTCTCCTGCTCTGATTTTAGCTTTTAGTGGTGCGTTCTCAATTTCGTCTCGTGTTACCGGTGCTTCTGGCATTAGTGAAAAACCTCCGTTTTTCTGGTAATACAGAAATGCTGTGCATTTCGCATTATGTGTTTCACCTAGTTCAAGTAGCCTAGATCTTCAAGCTTCTGAGCGATTTCCTTGGCCTCATCATCAGAGAGATCCTCGGAACTATCCTCAGACTCAGAAAGCTCCCTTAACTTATCCTGAACAAACCTGGAGAGATTAATATGATTCTCATCCACAAACTCCGCCAGATCCTCAGGCAAGGAAATAGTCTTCCTCGGCATAATGCATAACTTATGCAAGATGCTTCTTAAAGGCCTCGGCCCGGACGAAGTTTAAACAGTTTATAGGAATTAAGATTACGTATGAGCGATGCCGATCAAAAAGCCCTGAACGCACTGGCCAAAGGAGCCGGCGTAACAGCTATCGGCATGATGGTATCAAAGGCCTTGACCTATCTCTACCGGGTTTCAATCGCACGATATGTAGGGCCTGACGCATACGGTCAGCTATCCCTTGCACTGATGGTTACAGGAATAGTAAGTACCGTAGCATACCTGGCGGTGGGTAACGGCCTGAAGAAATTCATACCAGAGTTCAGAACCCGAGACGATATGGCCAGCATCAAGGGAATAGTGCTGAATGCTCTAGAACTTACAGTTCCTCTCTCACTTGTTCTGTTTGGCCTTGTGTTTTTCGGCGCAGAGTTCATAGCAACCACTTTCTTCGATAATACAGCAATAATACCTCTGATCAAGATCCTTTCATTCACTATTCCTATTGGAACTCTTGTCAGCATATTCTTCGATACCACGCTCGGATTCAACAAAATAATATACAAGACAGGAACCGTCAGAATACTGCAGAACGTTGTACAGCTCGGAGTAACCCTGGCCCTTCTATTCCTAGGATTCAACGTAGTGAGTGCAGCTTGGGGATGGTTGGCAGGAACAACACTCTCCGCCATACTCGGATTCTACTTCATGGAGAAGAAAGTCGGGCCAATACTCTTCTCCGATGTAAAGGCCAAACATCATAGGAAAAAGCTACTCCATTTTTCAGCCCCTTTGCTTCTATCAGGAATAATAGGAACTCTGCTAGGATGGGCTGATACAGGAATGCTGGGATACTACATGACAGACTACGAAGTAGGCCTGTACAATGCAGCGCTACCAACAGCAATGCTGATACTACTTCCTCACAAGGCCATTGGTAGTTTGGCAATCACATCCTTCTCCGAACTAAAGGAAAGAGATGCAGAAAGTATAGAGGCCTCAATGCAGACTGCAACCCGATGGGTATTCTCACTAGTACTTCCAACATTCCTTATACTGCTTCTTTTCTCAGAAACCATCCTGCAAATCCTCTGGGGTGGCCAGTACACAGAAGCATCCTTCGCGCTCTCAATCCTAGCCTGTGGATACCTAATTAACGCAACTGTTGGCAGAGTCGGTAGCTTCCTCAACTCCACAGGACATACAAGATACATACTCTACAACAACATCGCTGCATTAACGCTCAACCTCATCCTAAACATCCTACTGATACCTATCTACGGAATAATAGGCGCAGCAATCGCCACAGCAACATCCACAATCCTGACGAATGTATTGATGTTCGCAGAGGTCTGGAGAAAAGAAGACGTAGTCAGCATACCATTCACACCAGCACTCAAAATAACGATTACAGGCCTACTTGCCTTGTTGCCTGTTATAGG contains the following coding sequences:
- a CDS encoding NUDIX hydrolase, with the translated sequence MKCIECSSEEIEVVDEQGREKYVCENGHKNTRIIKNKGLVHREEDGEIIHESVGAVIKAEGEYLLLKRRKYPYKHSIPAGHLEEGEDPDKAAMREVWEETGLELDEENAELVFEGEIDDKCRRGADIHGWHLYFVELEDQDVELEPNDEAEYLEWLSYSEIEQKEVTDPVKEFLIKRDIVEK
- a CDS encoding SDR family NAD(P)-dependent oxidoreductase, with the translated sequence MEKALVTGGAGFIGSNIAEKLVEEGVEVVVLDSLYLGEESNLEEIKDEVEFVEGSVLDMETVREAIEGCDTVFHQAARSSSPMHKDDAAEGARVNIEGFINTIEAAKEEENMEKVVYASTSSMYGSVEPPHEEDNGEYPTNLYTASKMSRELYAKVYSQQTDMHFTGLRYFSVFGPHEKGKGKYANVVTQFLWKMMDGEQPVIWGDGTQSRDFTYVKDIARANYLAAERKEETDGEYYNIGTGRDIDFNSLVEKLNQALGTEIEPEHIEHPRDNPVMTTKADYSRAKRDLGYEPKHSFEEGLEKTVEYYRNHL
- a CDS encoding NAD-dependent epimerase/dehydratase family protein, whose protein sequence is MKIGITGGAGFIGSTLAEELKDEHEVLVIDNFSSGREENVPEGVEVLEFDIKDEGLEEFLEDVDTVFHFAANPKVNTFPDDREKDFDENFVGTKNVLDACVNADIDDVIFASSSVVYGEEAEIPTPEDHRLDPISMYGATKAGDEHMVQVYGQTFGIDTTIVRLANIIGGKNPKGVIYDFVHKLDENPEELTILGNGKQRKSYIYIEDTVNGILKAWESDKSVFNIGSEDSIDVDSIAEIVADEMGLDPEFSYTGGDRGWTGDVPEMRLSIEKLKSEGWRPSRNSAESVRKTAREVIENL
- a CDS encoding methionyl-tRNA formyltransferase, with the translated sequence MEAVFLGINDAGEQIYNWLNQQEDVEVKALLTEKDQLGLIKELEPEIVISAGFEHKVPEEIIEIPEKGVVNVHPSLLPYNRGSYPYMWPLLDGTPAGVSIHYMAEGIDEGPIIDQMEVPVKPEDTAKDLYERLKSESVLLFKEAWPEIKKGVKGRSQDLSTGQTHYRNELDDVAEIDLDEKVRAGDLIDRLRALSFPPHENGFFEVNGQKYFVEIDITPETELQNSEDL
- a CDS encoding phosphoadenosine phosphosulfate reductase family protein, encoding MPEAPVTRDEIENAPLKAKIRAGEEVVKRALEEYDPSNTVIGFTGGKDSTVTAWLVKRVCEEHDIEKPRFMFVDHGQHFDELEEYVERLAENWGFEVMVARNDDLIDQADEPGDYVPVAELNDRNQEEAKRIDEELEEVQWLMDTESGNHLLKTVPMNELLEEEGIEAVINGVRWDEHESRGDEDFYSPRDNPEHMRVHPILQLTERDIWDASWFHMVPDITGVEISEYPEEEADLPEGLSQDDVPISPKYWAGFRSLGSEISTDKSDEIPAWLQDVENTKERAGRAQNKDEKEIMNKLRDLGYM
- a CDS encoding nucleoside triphosphate pyrophosphohydrolase family protein; amino-acid sequence: MEFDTYQEGTEKTAIYPEDQKISYLALGLNGEAGEVAEKVKKSIRDDKELGEETRDELGDVLWYLTRLADELGYDLSDIADRNLDKLLDRKERDKLHGSGDNR
- a CDS encoding sugar phosphate nucleotidyltransferase; the protein is MGKKRISLTLDENLVEKIDAEAESRDINRSQTVEKITKEYFKGKGLNTAVILCGDPENKTLNLYEGKPVLGHILDNLSTQGISRVILLAGQNREEIEEQFGSSYETMTLEYIEDQSEGTAAALSKAEKKVNETFVALNGHVVADVDLEDMLRVHREEDSNATMALTTETSPSNYGVARLKGRKILGFEEKPEAGEEPSQLINAGTYILESNIFEYLEAESLEKAFENLADEGLLSGYIYGGKWKDIDR
- a CDS encoding flippase, whose amino-acid sequence is MSDADQKALNALAKGAGVTAIGMMVSKALTYLYRVSIARYVGPDAYGQLSLALMVTGIVSTVAYLAVGNGLKKFIPEFRTRDDMASIKGIVLNALELTVPLSLVLFGLVFFGAEFIATTFFDNTAIIPLIKILSFTIPIGTLVSIFFDTTLGFNKIIYKTGTVRILQNVVQLGVTLALLFLGFNVVSAAWGWLAGTTLSAILGFYFMEKKVGPILFSDVKAKHHRKKLLHFSAPLLLSGIIGTLLGWADTGMLGYYMTDYEVGLYNAALPTAMLILLPHKAIGSLAITSFSELKERDAESIEASMQTATRWVFSLVLPTFLILLLFSETILQILWGGQYTEASFALSILACGYLINATVGRVGSFLNSTGHTRYILYNNIAALTLNLILNILLIPIYGIIGAAIATATSTILTNVLMFAEVWRKEDVVSIPFTPALKITITGLLALLPVIGLDRVLFKNTPYWFLVPAGLIYGLTYMALYLAIVGLREEEREVLKRVGELIGREKEIEKILGLIIS
- a CDS encoding cupin domain-containing protein — protein: MGRIEKPWGYEEHILSTQVDVGDRVGMLGIRRLVIDADEMTSYSYHEDQSDIIYLEEGNAQIRKEGGIQKLEKGNATVIRSNEKHQIQNIDTQVAKILEISFPYRPEDLHRVEDPYEEARDNEEDQEK
- a CDS encoding type II toxin-antitoxin system VapC family toxin translates to MYVETDFILALLKEDDWLSDKAEQIYRENRKDLWTSEYTLLELMLVAYREDRNVLKTVSETIELLEVRGDSKDIESAAAYVQQEEMTPFDALHLVKSDGEKIVSSDKEYDKYTERRKLEE
- a CDS encoding AbrB/MazE/SpoVT family DNA-binding domain-containing protein: MVTTADNGRVYIPKDLREKFGEKFHIVERDDGIVLVPVSDNPLETLREEFEGVDKSADELKEGALKQGMEEAGN